One Oscillospiraceae bacterium genomic region harbors:
- a CDS encoding IS3 family transposase: MVVQKLRQKHALSILLSIAQLPRATFYYHLKQMQKEDKYASVKEEITTIYHENRGRYGYRRITAELRKRTFSVNHKTVQRLMKELGLVCRVRMKKYRSYKGEVGKIAPNLLNRDFHAEKPNQKWVTDVTEFSLFGEKLYLSPILDLHSSDLVSYTISDHPVLSMVTTMMDEAFAKIPAGTRLILHSDQGWQYQHKQYQRMLREKGIRQSMSRKGNCLDNAVIENFFGLLKSELLYLQEFQSMEHFKQELIEYLDYYNNRRIKAKLKGLPPAIHRQQALSAA; this comes from the coding sequence CTGGTAGTTCAGAAGCTAAGGCAAAAACACGCACTCAGTATTCTGCTCTCAATCGCTCAACTGCCCCGTGCAACTTTCTACTATCATTTGAAGCAGATGCAGAAAGAAGACAAATATGCATCTGTTAAGGAAGAAATCACAACGATTTACCACGAAAACAGGGGTCGATACGGCTATCGCCGGATCACGGCAGAACTTCGCAAGCGTACATTCTCTGTGAACCACAAGACTGTCCAGCGGCTTATGAAAGAGTTGGGCTTAGTTTGCCGTGTCAGGATGAAGAAGTATCGCTCTTATAAGGGAGAAGTGGGCAAAATCGCACCAAATCTGCTAAATCGGGATTTCCATGCCGAAAAGCCGAATCAGAAATGGGTCACGGATGTGACGGAGTTCAGCCTGTTTGGAGAGAAGCTCTACCTGTCCCCGATTCTCGATCTGCACAGCAGCGATCTGGTCAGTTACACCATATCGGATCATCCTGTACTCAGCATGGTAACCACCATGATGGACGAGGCGTTTGCAAAGATCCCGGCCGGAACACGCCTGATTCTCCACTCTGATCAGGGTTGGCAATATCAACACAAGCAGTACCAGCGGATGCTTCGCGAGAAGGGGATCCGACAGAGCATGAGCCGCAAGGGAAACTGTCTGGACAATGCTGTGATAGAAAATTTCTTCGGACTGCTCAAAAGTGAACTGTTATATCTGCAAGAATTTCAATCCATGGAACACTTCAAACAGGAACTGATCGAATATCTGGATTACTACAACAACCGCAGGATCAAGGCAAAGCTAAAGGGCTTGCCGCCTGCAATTCACAGACAGCAAGCCCTTTCGGCTGCTTGA
- a CDS encoding helix-turn-helix domain-containing protein — protein sequence MPKGVPNKRYTPEFKKLVIETMQEEKLSYSETCRRFEVNSRDRIKSWERIYLEEGPEGFAVERRGRSSKGRPPKQLPKQVEEDLLAEVQRLRAENDYLKNLQALVLEDERHQHKKRW from the coding sequence ATGCCAAAAGGAGTACCAAACAAACGATATACGCCGGAATTCAAAAAACTGGTGATTGAAACCATGCAGGAAGAGAAATTAAGTTACAGCGAAACCTGTCGTAGATTTGAGGTAAACAGCAGAGATCGAATCAAATCATGGGAGCGAATCTATCTGGAGGAAGGGCCGGAAGGCTTTGCCGTCGAACGGCGTGGCCGCAGCAGTAAGGGTCGTCCGCCAAAGCAGCTGCCGAAGCAGGTAGAAGAAGATCTGCTGGCCGAAGTGCAGCGACTGCGTGCGGAGAACGATTACCTAAAAAATTTGCAAGCCTTGGTTTTGGAAGACGAGCGACACCAGCACAAAAAACGCTGGTAG
- the thiE gene encoding thiamine phosphate synthase produces MKVLPQQLRLYAVTDSRRLRGRTLLDTVAAALDGGATFVQLREKELSPAALLEEARALAKLCHTRHVPFVVDDNVEVALAASADGVHVGQSDMAARRARALLGPDKILGVSAHNAAEALAAQADGADYLGCGAAFVTGTKLDAHPVTAETMRAVTAAVNIPVVAIGGIEESNILQLQGRGLAGVAVVSAIFAAQDPEAASRRLYELSGQL; encoded by the coding sequence ATGAAAGTTTTGCCGCAGCAACTGCGTTTGTACGCCGTAACCGACAGCCGCCGCCTGCGGGGGCGCACCCTGCTGGATACGGTGGCCGCCGCGCTGGATGGCGGCGCGACCTTTGTACAGCTGCGGGAGAAGGAGCTTTCCCCTGCCGCTCTGCTGGAAGAAGCCCGCGCCCTGGCCAAATTATGCCACACGCGGCATGTGCCCTTTGTGGTGGATGACAATGTGGAGGTGGCCCTGGCCGCCAGTGCCGACGGCGTGCATGTGGGCCAGAGCGATATGGCCGCCCGTCGAGCCCGCGCACTGTTGGGCCCGGATAAAATTTTGGGTGTTTCGGCCCACAATGCCGCCGAAGCTTTGGCAGCCCAGGCGGACGGTGCCGATTACCTGGGCTGCGGTGCGGCCTTTGTGACGGGCACCAAGCTAGATGCCCACCCGGTGACGGCCGAGACGATGCGTGCCGTGACGGCGGCGGTGAACATTCCGGTGGTGGCCATAGGCGGCATTGAGGAAAGCAACATTTTACAGCTGCAGGGCCGCGGTCTTGCAGGCGTGGCGGTGGTAAGCGCCATTTTTGCTGCCCAAGACCCCGAAGCTGCCAGCCGCCGGTTGTATGAGTTGAGCGGACAGTTATAA
- the glgB gene encoding 1,4-alpha-glucan branching protein GlgB, which yields MKQRKQAPNSSDLPVYLFKQGNNQEAYRYFGAHLEVQDGVPGAVFRVWAPHAKAVAVVGDFNSWVPGEHTMHKVTDGIWELFIPGIKEYDIYKYCITTSSDELIYKSDPYAFHTETRPSNGSKVYDIEGYAWGDDHWTKESAKRDVINSPMSIYEMQAGSWKMKDAENGTPYNYAELADELIPYIKDMGYTHVELLPITEYPFDGSWGYQVTGYFAPTSRYGTPKDFMTFVDKLHQAGIGVILDWVPAHFPKDGYGLYMFDGAPCYEDPNPRRGEHKEWGTMVFNYGMKEVESFLISSAMFWVDKYHVDGLRVDAVASMLYLDYNRKDGEWEQNCKGGKENLEAIAFLQKLNTAILGKYPHKMMIAEESTAWPLVTKPAADGGLGFNFKWNMGWMNDMLSYMKTDPLFRAGNHGKVTFSFFYAFSENFVLPISHDEVVHGKCSLINKMPGDYEQKFANLRTFYGYMAAHPGKKLLFMGQEFGQFIEWDEKKPLDWMLLSYDKHRQLQDYVKDLNHLYHDTPALWQVDYSWEGFQWIVPDDSKQSVIAFLRRDAAGKMLLVVCNFNPVLRQDYQMGVPNPGSYKEILNSDDKKYGGSGVTNGTVKAEKGEMHGFEQHISLTLPPLSTVYFQVPAARKPRAKKAAEAADAAAKPVKKTAAKAKKAAPAAETAATASKRRGRPAKAKTPV from the coding sequence TTGAAGCAACGCAAGCAAGCGCCCAATAGTTCTGATCTGCCCGTTTACCTGTTCAAGCAGGGCAACAATCAGGAGGCGTACCGCTACTTTGGCGCGCATTTGGAAGTGCAGGACGGTGTCCCCGGCGCGGTTTTCCGTGTCTGGGCGCCCCATGCAAAAGCAGTTGCTGTTGTAGGTGATTTCAACAGCTGGGTTCCCGGCGAACACACGATGCACAAAGTGACCGATGGCATCTGGGAACTGTTCATTCCGGGCATCAAGGAATACGATATTTATAAGTACTGCATCACCACCTCGTCCGATGAACTGATCTACAAATCTGACCCTTACGCATTCCATACCGAGACCCGTCCCTCCAACGGCAGCAAGGTCTACGATATTGAGGGCTACGCCTGGGGTGACGACCACTGGACCAAAGAGTCCGCCAAGCGGGATGTCATCAACAGCCCGATGTCCATCTACGAGATGCAGGCTGGCAGCTGGAAGATGAAGGATGCCGAGAACGGCACCCCGTACAACTACGCAGAGCTGGCCGACGAGCTGATTCCCTACATAAAAGATATGGGCTACACCCATGTTGAACTGCTGCCCATCACCGAGTATCCGTTCGATGGCAGCTGGGGCTATCAGGTCACGGGCTATTTTGCCCCCACCAGCCGCTATGGCACTCCAAAGGACTTCATGACCTTTGTGGACAAGCTCCACCAGGCAGGCATCGGCGTCATTCTGGATTGGGTTCCTGCCCATTTTCCGAAGGACGGTTACGGCCTGTACATGTTCGACGGCGCCCCATGCTACGAGGACCCCAACCCCCGCCGCGGCGAACACAAAGAGTGGGGCACCATGGTCTTCAACTACGGCATGAAGGAAGTTGAAAGCTTCCTGATCTCCAGCGCCATGTTCTGGGTAGACAAATATCACGTCGACGGCCTGCGCGTAGACGCCGTGGCCAGCATGCTGTATCTGGACTACAACCGCAAGGACGGCGAGTGGGAGCAGAACTGCAAGGGCGGTAAGGAAAACCTGGAAGCCATCGCTTTCCTGCAAAAGCTGAATACTGCCATCCTGGGCAAGTATCCCCATAAGATGATGATTGCCGAGGAATCCACCGCCTGGCCGCTGGTCACCAAACCGGCCGCCGATGGGGGATTGGGCTTCAACTTCAAGTGGAACATGGGCTGGATGAACGATATGCTCAGCTACATGAAGACCGACCCGCTCTTCCGTGCTGGCAACCATGGCAAGGTCACTTTCAGCTTCTTCTACGCTTTCAGCGAGAATTTTGTGCTGCCCATCAGCCACGACGAAGTCGTCCACGGCAAGTGCAGCCTCATCAATAAGATGCCCGGCGATTACGAGCAGAAGTTTGCCAATCTGCGCACATTCTACGGCTACATGGCCGCGCACCCCGGCAAAAAGCTGCTTTTCATGGGCCAGGAGTTCGGCCAGTTCATCGAGTGGGACGAGAAAAAGCCCCTGGACTGGATGCTGCTTAGCTACGACAAGCACCGTCAGCTGCAGGACTATGTCAAGGATCTGAACCACCTGTACCACGACACACCCGCCCTGTGGCAGGTCGATTACAGCTGGGAGGGTTTCCAGTGGATCGTGCCCGATGACAGCAAGCAGAGTGTGATCGCGTTCCTGCGCCGTGATGCTGCGGGCAAGATGCTGCTGGTCGTCTGCAACTTCAATCCTGTGCTGCGCCAGGACTACCAGATGGGCGTGCCCAACCCCGGCAGCTACAAAGAAATCCTGAATTCCGATGACAAGAAATACGGCGGCTCCGGTGTCACCAACGGCACCGTCAAGGCAGAAAAGGGCGAGATGCACGGCTTCGAGCAGCATATTTCGCTGACACTGCCGCCGTTGTCTACCGTATACTTCCAGGTGCCTGCTGCCCGCAAGCCCCGCGCTAAAAAAGCCGCCGAGGCAGCGGACGCTGCAGCCAAGCCCGTGAAGAAAACCGCCGCTAAAGCAAAGAAAGCGGCCCCGGCAGCGGAAACCGCTGCCACCGCCTCCAAGCGCCGCGGGCGCCCCGCTAAGGCCAAAACGCCGGTTTAA
- a CDS encoding GDSL-type esterase/lipase family protein yields the protein MSDFYTYRNEVAGKKRKRSLMLALLIVLAAACAGVGWFWMQRDAQPAEGEAAAAEPVSTSESTEAESEAPVEATAPAEPVSTGDGPARIVQAVDTAVWDTSTAVEQTIDTEYLNTDHRMVAVPMLGTVTSSYFDTVTFAGDSIASGLGIYDTGYKNAHYATYVSAGVQTFVNNVSVKNAVTGATETPMETIVASQPDYLYILVGTNNLVVQGSEESFIAYYERLIDMLREQLNPGVAFYIQSIPGVQEDVVQSKPGLDNARIATANDLLANMALRKGCYFVNVREVLTNPADGSQYDDYATKDGVHFNAAGYQAWADYLATHTVWNRRSQYLGQNPYYIYGA from the coding sequence ATGTCTGATTTTTATACCTACCGCAATGAAGTAGCCGGAAAAAAGCGCAAACGCAGCCTGATGCTGGCACTGCTCATTGTTTTAGCCGCAGCCTGCGCCGGTGTCGGCTGGTTCTGGATGCAGCGCGATGCTCAGCCCGCCGAGGGTGAAGCCGCCGCTGCCGAGCCTGTCTCCACTTCAGAAAGCACCGAGGCCGAGTCCGAAGCCCCCGTTGAAGCGACCGCTCCCGCTGAGCCTGTCAGTACAGGAGATGGCCCGGCCCGCATCGTGCAGGCCGTCGATACCGCCGTGTGGGATACCTCCACGGCCGTCGAGCAAACCATCGATACCGAATACCTCAACACCGACCACCGCATGGTAGCTGTCCCCATGCTGGGCACCGTAACGTCCTCCTACTTTGATACCGTCACCTTCGCGGGCGACAGTATCGCTTCAGGCCTGGGCATCTACGATACCGGCTACAAAAATGCCCACTATGCCACCTATGTCAGCGCAGGCGTGCAGACCTTCGTCAATAACGTCAGCGTGAAGAATGCCGTCACCGGAGCCACCGAGACCCCTATGGAGACCATCGTGGCCAGCCAGCCAGATTACCTGTATATCCTGGTGGGCACCAACAACCTGGTCGTGCAGGGCAGCGAGGAGAGCTTCATCGCTTACTACGAGCGTCTGATCGACATGCTGCGCGAGCAGCTTAACCCCGGCGTTGCCTTCTATATCCAGTCCATTCCCGGCGTGCAGGAGGATGTCGTCCAAAGCAAGCCCGGCCTGGATAACGCCCGCATTGCCACTGCCAACGACCTGCTGGCCAATATGGCGCTGCGCAAGGGCTGCTACTTCGTCAATGTGCGCGAGGTGCTGACCAATCCCGCCGACGGCAGCCAGTACGATGACTACGCCACCAAGGACGGCGTACACTTCAACGCCGCAGGCTACCAGGCCTGGGCGGACTACCTGGCCACTCACACGGTGTGGAACCGCCGCAGCCAGTACCTCGGCCAGAACCCCTACTATATCTACGGCGCATAA
- the thiW gene encoding energy coupling factor transporter S component ThiW, giving the protein MKSNTKKLALAGVLCAVAVVGSMFSFPVFGSKCAPVQHMVNVLCAVLLGPWYGVAVAFVASLLRNLLGLGSLMAFPGSMCGALLCGIVYHKTKNLLATLCGEVFGTGIIGGLLAWPVAVFLMGKAAGDIAFYAYIVPFLVSTVGGSIIAGVVLIALEKNSTLKKMQVSLAR; this is encoded by the coding sequence ATGAAATCCAACACCAAAAAACTTGCCTTGGCTGGCGTACTGTGCGCCGTGGCCGTTGTCGGCAGCATGTTCTCGTTCCCCGTATTCGGCAGCAAATGCGCGCCGGTGCAGCACATGGTCAATGTGCTGTGTGCCGTGCTGCTTGGTCCCTGGTACGGCGTGGCCGTGGCCTTTGTGGCAAGCCTGCTGCGCAACCTGCTGGGTCTGGGCAGCCTGATGGCTTTCCCTGGCAGCATGTGCGGCGCATTGTTGTGCGGCATCGTCTACCATAAAACCAAGAACCTGCTGGCCACGCTTTGCGGTGAAGTTTTCGGCACCGGCATCATCGGCGGCCTGCTGGCCTGGCCTGTGGCTGTGTTCCTGATGGGCAAAGCCGCCGGTGACATTGCTTTCTACGCCTACATCGTCCCATTCCTCGTCTCCACCGTCGGTGGTTCCATCATCGCCGGCGTGGTGCTGATCGCGCTGGAAAAGAACAGCACCCTCAAAAAAATGCAGGTAAGCCTTGCCCGCTGA
- a CDS encoding C39 family peptidase, which produces MHKLAAGAAAASCLLLCSCAATVTLPVVDLATSETAATQEYSSMGLVLPQTDTSIPVWLAYAALQATPENAFFLPDTVQLNVENILQNPELPNGCEITSAAIVLNYLGFDIDKVTLAENCLPMHIPYWEADPDVEFMGSPADELSFYCLPGAITTAVNTYLDEQGSTYSALDITGAEPARLEMYLAQGTPVLVWATRAFTEPLYNYTFTLADGSWPYSNSHCLVLTGYDEDNYYFADPMQEITEIDRDTFALRYEELGCHAVVITQ; this is translated from the coding sequence ATGCACAAACTCGCTGCCGGTGCAGCGGCAGCGTCCTGCCTGCTTTTGTGCAGCTGCGCCGCAACCGTCACCCTCCCCGTAGTCGACCTTGCCACCTCAGAGACCGCCGCTACGCAGGAATACTCCTCCATGGGCCTGGTCCTGCCGCAGACAGATACTTCGATTCCAGTTTGGCTTGCCTACGCCGCCTTGCAGGCTACGCCGGAAAATGCCTTTTTCCTACCCGACACCGTGCAGCTGAACGTAGAAAACATCCTGCAAAACCCGGAGCTCCCCAACGGATGTGAGATTACCTCTGCTGCCATCGTGCTGAACTACTTAGGCTTCGACATCGACAAAGTCACCCTGGCCGAAAACTGCCTGCCCATGCACATCCCGTACTGGGAGGCCGACCCAGATGTCGAATTCATGGGCAGCCCTGCCGATGAGCTTTCTTTCTACTGCCTGCCCGGCGCCATCACCACTGCTGTCAACACCTATCTGGATGAACAAGGCAGCACTTACAGCGCGCTGGACATTACCGGCGCCGAGCCCGCCCGGCTGGAGATGTACCTGGCCCAGGGCACGCCGGTGCTGGTGTGGGCCACCCGCGCATTTACAGAACCACTTTATAATTACACCTTTACACTGGCCGATGGCAGCTGGCCTTACTCCAACTCTCATTGTCTGGTGCTTACCGGCTACGACGAGGACAACTATTACTTTGCCGACCCCATGCAGGAGATCACCGAGATCGACCGCGATACCTTCGCCCTGCGGTACGAGGAACTGGGCTGCCACGCCGTCGTTATCACCCAATAA
- the glgA gene encoding glycogen synthase GlgA gives MRILYAASEAAPFAKSGGLADVAGALPKALVKDGIDARVVMPLYGDLKFKDSLTYITNFSVPVGWRSQYCGLFKAERDGVVYYFIDNEYYFKRSGLYGFYDDGERFAFFSRAILEMLFYTDFEPDIINCNDWQTALTPVYLNLYYRHLDKFSRIKTVFTIHNIAYQGKYGLDILEDTCGIGARDAHVVEYDGCANFMKGAIETADKVTTVSPTYAQEILDPWFSHGLDGLLRQKQYKLCGILNGIDVDVFNPATDPDIVKNYDADTFQDGKAACKAALQDKFGLHKDGSPVMAMVTRLVGHKGVDLVQAISEGLLQQGIELVILGSGESQYENFFNELCARNPGRVGVYIGFNAKLAQEIYSGADIFLMPSRSEPCGLAQMVSCRYGTIPVVRETGGLRDSIHDSGDGFGNGFTFANYNAHELYEACWRAKEGYWQKDGWPVLVHRAMECDFSWSNSAKSYEGLYNEVVNLW, from the coding sequence ATGAGAATCTTATATGCAGCCAGCGAGGCTGCTCCCTTTGCCAAGTCCGGCGGCCTGGCCGACGTGGCCGGTGCACTGCCCAAGGCTCTGGTCAAGGACGGCATCGACGCCCGTGTTGTCATGCCGCTGTACGGCGACCTGAAATTCAAGGATAGCCTGACCTATATCACCAACTTCAGCGTGCCGGTTGGCTGGCGCAGCCAGTACTGCGGCCTCTTCAAGGCCGAGCGCGACGGTGTTGTCTACTACTTCATCGATAACGAGTACTATTTCAAGCGCAGCGGCCTGTACGGCTTCTATGATGACGGCGAGCGCTTCGCCTTCTTCTCCCGTGCCATCCTCGAAATGCTGTTCTACACCGATTTCGAGCCTGACATCATCAACTGCAACGACTGGCAGACGGCCCTGACCCCCGTTTACTTGAACCTGTACTACCGTCACCTGGATAAGTTCAGCCGTATCAAAACGGTCTTTACCATCCACAACATTGCCTACCAGGGCAAGTACGGTCTGGACATTCTCGAGGATACCTGCGGCATCGGCGCCCGCGACGCCCATGTTGTGGAATATGACGGCTGTGCCAACTTCATGAAGGGCGCGATCGAAACCGCCGACAAGGTCACCACCGTCAGCCCCACCTATGCCCAGGAGATCCTGGACCCGTGGTTCAGCCATGGTCTGGACGGCCTGCTGCGCCAGAAGCAGTATAAGCTCTGCGGCATCCTGAACGGCATCGACGTGGATGTCTTTAACCCCGCCACCGACCCCGACATCGTCAAGAACTACGATGCCGACACCTTCCAGGATGGCAAGGCCGCCTGCAAAGCTGCCCTGCAGGACAAGTTCGGCCTGCATAAGGACGGCAGCCCCGTCATGGCCATGGTCACCCGTCTGGTCGGCCACAAAGGCGTTGACCTCGTCCAGGCTATCTCCGAAGGCCTGCTGCAGCAGGGCATCGAGCTGGTCATCCTCGGCTCCGGCGAAAGCCAGTACGAGAACTTCTTCAACGAGCTGTGCGCCCGCAATCCGGGCCGCGTGGGCGTCTACATCGGCTTCAACGCCAAACTGGCCCAGGAGATCTACTCCGGTGCTGACATCTTCCTGATGCCTTCCCGCTCCGAGCCCTGCGGTCTGGCCCAGATGGTCTCCTGCCGCTACGGTACCATCCCCGTTGTCCGCGAGACCGGCGGCCTGCGTGACTCCATCCACGATTCCGGCGACGGCTTCGGCAACGGCTTCACCTTTGCCAACTACAACGCCCACGAGCTGTATGAGGCCTGCTGGCGCGCCAAGGAAGGCTACTGGCAGAAGGACGGTTGGCCCGTGCTGGTCCACCGCGCCATGGAATGCGACTTCAGCTGGTCCAACTCCGCCAAGAGCTACGAGGGTCTGTACAACGAAGTTGTGAACCTCTGGTAA
- a CDS encoding glucose-1-phosphate adenylyltransferase: MAKEMIAMILAGGQGSRLYALTQKLAKPAVPFGGKYRIIDFPLSNCVNSDIDTVGILTQYQPLVLNEYIGNGQPWDLDRLHGGVHVLPPYQQASGSDWYKGTANAIYQNISFIDRYDPKYVIILSGDQICKQDYSDFLRFHKEKDAEFSVAVMEVPWSEASRFGLMVTDENDKISEFQEKPKNPKSNLASMGIYIFNWDVLKKYLTEDEADPNSENDFGKNVIPNLLKDGRRMYAYHFSGYWKDVGTISSLWQANMEVLDPSHSGINLFDENWKIYSRNSGKPCQQIGSDATIVNSMISEGCKVNGTVNNSILFPGVVVEKGATVEAAVIMGGTVIKAGASVKHCIVAENVKVEEGATVGAMPEGSLNIEEPGDVATVGSGVVIGKGATVGPKAMVSSDVKDGEEQW; this comes from the coding sequence ATGGCAAAAGAAATGATCGCAATGATCCTGGCAGGCGGTCAGGGCTCGCGTCTGTACGCGCTGACCCAAAAGCTCGCCAAACCTGCAGTACCGTTCGGCGGTAAATATCGTATCATCGATTTCCCGCTGTCCAACTGCGTCAACTCCGACATTGATACCGTCGGTATCCTTACCCAGTATCAGCCCCTCGTCTTGAACGAGTATATCGGCAATGGCCAGCCCTGGGACCTGGACCGTCTGCATGGCGGCGTCCATGTTTTGCCGCCGTATCAGCAGGCTTCCGGCTCTGACTGGTACAAGGGCACAGCCAACGCTATCTATCAGAACATTTCCTTCATTGATCGTTATGATCCCAAGTACGTCATCATCCTGTCCGGCGACCAGATCTGCAAGCAGGATTACTCCGACTTCCTGCGTTTCCATAAGGAAAAGGACGCCGAGTTCTCCGTCGCTGTTATGGAAGTGCCCTGGAGCGAGGCTTCCCGCTTCGGACTGATGGTCACCGACGAGAACGACAAGATCAGCGAGTTCCAGGAGAAGCCGAAGAACCCGAAGTCCAACCTGGCTTCCATGGGTATCTACATCTTCAACTGGGATGTGCTGAAGAAATACCTCACCGAGGACGAAGCCGATCCCAACTCCGAGAACGACTTTGGCAAAAACGTCATCCCCAACCTGCTGAAAGACGGCCGCCGTATGTATGCCTATCATTTCAGCGGCTACTGGAAGGATGTCGGCACCATCTCCAGCCTGTGGCAGGCCAACATGGAGGTCCTGGACCCCAGTCATTCCGGCATCAACCTGTTTGATGAGAACTGGAAGATCTACTCCCGCAACTCCGGCAAGCCCTGCCAGCAGATCGGCAGCGATGCAACCATCGTCAACTCCATGATCTCCGAAGGCTGCAAAGTCAACGGCACGGTCAACAACTCCATCCTCTTCCCGGGCGTTGTCGTCGAGAAGGGTGCTACCGTTGAGGCTGCCGTGATTATGGGCGGCACCGTCATCAAGGCGGGCGCTTCCGTCAAGCACTGCATTGTGGCCGAAAATGTCAAGGTTGAAGAGGGTGCTACCGTCGGCGCTATGCCCGAAGGCAGCCTGAACATTGAGGAACCCGGCGATGTTGCCACGGTCGGTTCCGGTGTCGTCATCGGCAAGGGTGCTACCGTCGGCCCCAAGGCAATGGTTTCCAGTGATGTAAAGGATGGTGAGGAACAATGGTAA
- the glgD gene encoding glucose-1-phosphate adenylyltransferase subunit GlgD → MVNSNVNALGVIFANTYDNLVPELVAERSMASIPFGGRYRLIDFTLSSMANAGIDNVSVIVRKNYHSLMDHLGAGREWDLTRKRGGLNIVPPFAERSVKMYSGRVDALDSILNWLEAQKERYVILSDSYIAMNFDFGSLIDAHVASGADVTMVYNRAPIPEGARSDNYTIRIDETGRVQEILSNDYRMGEQNLAMNIYVIERESLIHLIHDAAVRGLVYFERDILARNLKLLNVQAYEFKGYAARVSDMKSYFDENMRLLQDGSMDALFGPAPIYTKIRDDNPTRYVAGSSVKNSLLADGCVIEGTVENCVLFRGCQVKKGAVVKNCVLMQDTVVETDCGVEYVVTDKNVHITAGKKLAGTDTFPVFVAKNHSV, encoded by the coding sequence ATGGTAAACAGCAACGTCAACGCACTCGGCGTCATTTTCGCCAATACCTATGATAACCTCGTTCCCGAGCTGGTGGCGGAGCGCTCCATGGCCTCCATCCCCTTCGGCGGACGTTATCGCCTGATCGACTTCACGCTGTCCAGCATGGCCAATGCCGGCATCGACAACGTGTCTGTCATTGTTCGTAAAAACTACCACTCCTTGATGGACCATTTGGGTGCCGGTCGTGAATGGGATCTGACCCGTAAGCGCGGCGGCTTGAACATTGTCCCGCCTTTTGCAGAGCGCAGCGTCAAGATGTACTCCGGCCGTGTCGATGCTCTGGACAGCATTCTGAACTGGCTGGAAGCCCAGAAAGAACGCTATGTCATTCTTTCTGACTCCTACATTGCCATGAACTTCGACTTCGGCAGCTTGATCGATGCCCACGTTGCATCCGGCGCTGACGTCACCATGGTCTACAACCGCGCCCCCATCCCTGAGGGTGCCCGCAGCGATAACTACACCATCCGCATCGATGAGACCGGCCGTGTGCAGGAGATCCTGTCCAACGACTATCGTATGGGTGAGCAGAACCTCGCCATGAACATCTACGTCATTGAGCGCGAGAGCCTGATCCACCTGATCCACGATGCAGCCGTCCGCGGTCTTGTCTACTTCGAGCGCGACATCCTGGCCCGCAACCTGAAGCTGCTCAACGTCCAGGCTTACGAGTTCAAGGGCTATGCCGCCCGTGTCTCTGACATGAAGAGTTACTTTGACGAGAACATGCGCCTGCTGCAGGATGGCAGCATGGACGCCCTGTTCGGACCGGCTCCCATCTACACCAAGATCCGTGACGATAACCCCACCCGCTATGTGGCAGGCAGCTCCGTCAAGAACAGCCTGCTGGCTGATGGCTGCGTCATCGAGGGCACCGTCGAGAACTGCGTGCTGTTCCGCGGCTGCCAGGTCAAGAAGGGTGCTGTCGTCAAAAACTGTGTCCTGATGCAGGATACCGTTGTGGAGACCGATTGCGGTGTAGAGTATGTTGTCACGGACAAGAACGTCCACATCACCGCAGGCAAGAAGCTGGCCGGCACCGATACCTTCCCGGTATTCGTCGCTAAGAACCACAGCGTATAA